The DNA window GGAACAGCATCCTCGGAGCAGAAGCTTCTTGTGTGAGCTTCCACGTCCCGTACGACTGGCCACAGCACCTCCTCTCTTTCCAAGGTCAACATATGAGACTGCAAACACCTTGAAAATTCACTGCACATGACAATCTACAATGAGACCAAGTGTTAAAGCAGAAATttattaaaatccattttatatAGTGTTTTAGGGACAAAAAAAGGTAGAGTCCTCAACATTCCGGCAATCAGCTCTAGCCTCAGAAGTGCTTCGGGAGAAGACAGATTCCTTTGCCCTTTCCTCCAAAAGATAACTTCTGTTTATATTCCTGAAAATGATGCATTGCGAGAAGACAGActcctttgccctcccccccaaacGATACTTCTATGTATACCCCTGAAAACGATGCATTTATAACCCCGCCTCTCAAGGGCAATCCCGTTGAGATCCCAAAACCTCTGCAAAGAGTGAAGAGATATGAGCAGAGAACCTTCTCAGAACGCAGTGTCTCATTCAGAGATGTAGTGCAAGAGATACATAAAATGGTGGCTGCTTCAGAGGAGTGGACCCGCTTCTGGCAGGCGGGCCGAGAAAGAGCCCGGGGGCCCGGCAGGGCAGCCCCTAGCTGCGGAGTGTGGCCAGACGGGACTGCATGGCCTCCAgggcctcttcctcctcctcatcttctgaTGCCGCCATCGCTCCTGGAGGTTCAGGCTCTGGAAGGGCGTCGGTCACTTTACTAGGTGCTTTACCCAAGGCCCctgaaaagaaacagcaaataaattaaccaaatatcattttaaagaaGTAGTTCTCATCCTCTCTGCCTTTCATACCTGGGAGAGtccaacaagaaacagaaaagggcCAATAAAACAAGCTGTTTGCATGGGCTTTTGCTCAGTATGACAAATATGCAAACACCAGCTTGTCATGAGACCAAGCTTATAATAACTGAGGATTCTGATCTTAAGAATTTTGGTTCTGACACTCTTGGTCTAAATTCCCAAACACCAGATTCCTGAAGATGTTAAATGTCTCTCAGTAAAACTTTCTAAACCTTAACAAAATGTTTTCCTGCAGCAACTAGTCTTTCTCCCAACAGttgtaaaacaattttaaaacagataaaaattaaatgtcaccAATTTTTTATTAAACCTAAAACCCAAAAtccagaagtaaaaataaagtttaaaaccTCATTAACCATCTTTCggaaataacaattttttatttattccctttcCAGACTTCTTCTATAGGCCTGGTTTTTACACAAGAGTATGGACTGCAGTAACAAGGCTTTTCTCACACATTATATtgtgaacatctttccatgtcagtGAATGTACTTCCACATTTACCACAGCTATAAAGTATTCCATTAAAACAGATATAACACAATTCAACCAATACCCTACTATTAGGCATTTAGCttgttttaaacttttcagtATGATAAATAATGCTACTACAGACATCCTTGAATTAAATCTTTCATCACATCCTTAATTATAGTATAAACTCCCGGAAATCAATCTGTTAGGTCCAAAGCTTTTGACAGctactgccaaactgctttcaaGAAAGTCTAGAGCAATTTAAGCTCCCAACGGCAGTGTTGTGAGGGCAGTGCTTCTTACCATTCTGAAAACTCTaggagtgatgggtattaaggagggcacatattgcatggtgcactgggtgttacacgcaaataatgaatcatggaacgttacgttagaaactaaggatatactgtgtggtgactaacataacaataaattataaaaaaaaatcttggccttttaaaaaagctagttcttgaaaaataaacacaatatccATAACCAACTTTAAAATCTAACAAATGTAGAAGTAAGAGAGTCCTACTAAAGGAAAAGCTACTAGATAACTTAGTGACTGCGAGAAGAATAACCACagatggagggagaaaggaagaatctGAGGGCCATACCTGCTGTGATTTCAAACAGAATTTTGTCAATTTCcatttctgctgcttcttccatttcttcctgatcATCCATGCTTTCAAAAGTGTCCTCTAACATTTCTTCTATGATGCCAGCCTAAACACAGAACAAATCACATCACTTCCCTCCACTGGTAAATCTGTTCCCCAGAGAGTCTTCTGTGGGTCTGGTTCCACCCGAGCTCTAGCGTCTCCAAGTCCAGACCACCCTTCTGAGGGCTAACACCTAGACAAATGGCCACAGGAAGCACTGATGCTGTCTCTCCTCTCTGAAGGCAAAGGCCACAGGGAAACTGTTTCCCATATTCAGCATGAGGGCTGGAGGGGGGCCTCTCTCAGCAGAGCCTCACACAATAACCCAGACTGTAATGACAGCACCTAGGGAACAAGCTGCTGAAAATGAGTGTGCTCTGAGCTCTCTTAGGAAGCATgtgccctggggcgcctgggtggctcagtcggttaagcgtctacctttggctcaggtcatgatcccaaagtcctgggattgagccccgtgtcaggtgccctgctcagcggggagcctgcttctccctccccttctgccactccccctgctgcttgtgctctaataaataaataaaatcttaaaaaaagaaaagggagtgGAATCTTGGTGGACACTATGATAACAAGTACTAAGAGCAGAGTGGGGCTCCATGGAACCCTGAAAAGTACTTCAGCATATCCAGGTTACAGCTGCTGGTACAGGGCCAGTCCAGGGGGGTCTGGCAAAGATCAATCAATTCACCAAAGACTGATCCTCCAATCCTGACAATAAGACGGTTTTTGGACCCAAAAAAGTAACGCCCAGACTCTACTGGAAGCCCTGTGCCTGGCAGCCTGAAGCCAGCCACTCAGCCTCCTTTGTCCTCAAGATAGCATGGCGCTACTGTGGGGCACAAGAAAACCATTCTCGAAAACTGACCAACACAAGCCGGACCCACAGTCTTCCTTACCAAGCAGTGTCCTAAGCTCCGAGTAAGACCCTACTGacttttttgtttagttttgaagCAAAAAGTCCTAACAGCACCCTCCAATGACAGAAAGAGGCCCCTGGTATCCCTGGGCAGAAGAGATGGGAAGGGACTGAGACACAGAAGAAAAGTATGGCTTCAGGCTTCTGAGAAGCTGCcagaagagaaaaatcctaaTTGTTTTGCCACTTGCAAGAGCTGAGCCCCTTACTTTGTACCTTGATTCAGGGATTCAAGGAGCAGAGGGTCACTTGTGGCAGCTCTGGCCCTGGCTCCCTGGCACCTAGCAGGACACGGCGCTCACCGACCATGCTGATGGCATCAGGTGTTAAAGCAagccctctctcctgcctgcGTTTCTGCTGCCAGACCATTCTTTATGACAGGAATCAGCCTACTACCTACATTCTACCCATTCTCAGATCCTTTCCTCCCAACCTCAATGAACAAATTCAATTCACACAGGTGGAGCCCTCTGACCTGAATGAATGGATGTCGTCTTAGTGTTGGAGGACGTTCAGTACATGCTCCGTAACTGGCTAAAAGAGCCTACTGGAATCCTGACTGTAACAGCCTTCCACATCCTAGAGGCAGAAGTCATTCATTCGTGTATTCACTTATTCAATCAGCAACCATTCATCAATGCCTGCTCTGCGCCGCACGccgggccaggctctggggacaaACGGAATGACTAACATGTCCCTGGCCTCAAGGGGCTGCAGTTCGTACTTGGGGCTGTCTCCTGGAAggagttcagtaaatatttactatctagcaCATGCAGGCCCTCCTCCCAATCTATATTTCAGCATTCAGAAACCACTGTGGAAAGACCCCAGATTGTAAAAGGGGCATCCCCTCAGATCCTGATGGCTACTACAGAAGTCAGAATGAGCAGGTCTAAAAGTCGTTCTAAGAGGATGATCGGTacgggaagaaagggataaagaaacggggggtaatcaggagggggaatgaaacatgagagactatggactatgagaaacaaactgagggcctcagaggggaggggggtgggggaatgggatagaccggtgatgggtagtaaggagggcacgtattgcatggtgcactgggtgttatacgcaactaatgaatcatcgaactttacatcaaaaacccgtgatgtactgtatggtgactaacgtaatataataaaaaatcattaaaaaaaaataaaaaataaaaggaaattaaaaaaaaaaaagtcgttcTAAGAATTACCTTTTTATCCAGTTCTAGATGGACAGTCATCACAACGTGGGAAAAAAGATCCACACACCACTTTTAAAGGACACACACTCCTGaccccatttcctccctcctaCTGTTGCCCAAGCACTTCTCGTTCCAAAGACCTGCGTTCTGGGCACTGGATGTCGTCATTCCATCAATTTTCTCCCGTTCCTCTCTCCCAGGCCCTAGAGCCCCACCCAGAATTCAAGTTCATTCATGAAATTCcctaaggaagaagaaaggcaatCTCTATACATAAACTAATATAGAAGAATCTGAGGTGTGCGATGCTGGCTCTCGGGTCACACGTCCAAGTGAGAAACACACCTGTTTGAGGAACTTACTATCACCACTCTCACGCAGCTTAGGCAATAAGGTCAGACATGTGTGCTCCAACCCCAGATCTGTCACTCACTACCAAGGTCACTTAGGTCAATTACTCGATTTCCTCCTATGTAAAATGGGGTACAAAATAGCTCCCTCACAGGGCCACCAGGACGACTTTCCAGGAGTGTGTGATACAGCATGTGTGATACACCACTGGCCGGCAGGGTGCTCGGTAACAATGTTCTCTGGAGCCTTGTCCTTGTCTGAAGGCCACCAGTAGAAGTCCTTTCTAGGCCCTGATCCTGGGATGCCGGCAATCTGACCCAGCCCCTGCCATGGTCAGCTCAGGCAGTTTCAACCAGTGTTAAGAGCTGCTCCCCTGACTTCAAAATCATTGCTGTCTGGCCACAGTGGTCTGTCTGCTCCTGCCCACTCCTAGCCCTAGCCCCCGGCCATCTGCTGCGGTGACTGCTAGGAATGGGATGCAGGGTTGGCCCCAAGTCACCTTCATCATCTCTTTGGATAGCTCCCTCATGGTGGCCTGGATTTCTGGGATCTTCACAAGACTCTGCATGGCCTTCATCACTTCTGTGCTCTTCTGCAGGGAACCAGCCACTCGCAAGACCGCTGAGAGGGAAAAGTAAGAGGGCTGTTTAACAGAATGTGACGCTGGATTAACAGTCGTAAGGTACTCTAATAAAAGAGAACAGCCCTAGGCGGACTCCCAAAGCTATTATGAACCTACAGACCACAGCACTGTGCCAGCTGACCAAGACACTGACTTCTCCCAATTGTATGTGACTTTGGCTACAACAGGTACACGTTCTCTGCGCATGCGCACAACCCAGCCGATTTAGAAAGCAGCCTGAAGGCTTGCATCTAACCTTTAAGGAAGAAGTCAGCAGGAATGACCGTGACACCCAAGACAAGTCACACCCGGGAAGAACAGCTCTAGACCTTGACAGGCCACACTGGAAAATTCAACGCTTTAGGCTACCCAACTGGTGCTCCCCATACACCAGCCTATGGATGGCGGTGGCTCTGTGACAGACCTGTCACTGGTCCtcaggaaaatgagagaaatcagGATGAGATACATAATCAATCTGTGGGTCGCCATATGGCGGTTACTGTTCCTTGTTAAGGAAACGTTTTTGGTAGTCTGATCATATCCATACTATATATTCTATCTAAGAAATCACGATAACAGCAACTGGTCATCCCTCTGCCCTGACCCCGGCCACACACACATCTTTAACATGTCAAAATGGAAAGTTAGCACCTCTCCAAATCTGTTCTGGAATTTCAAGAGACTTCCGAGCTGTTCAACGACAGCTTTCACATCTAAGGAAGACAAGAGTGACCAGGGAAATGACTGTGTAACTTATAcacaattttgtgatttttttccaaaggagTAAGGAAGTTTGCTAGCTGCAGAGAATATTTCATTTCCCTTAACACTGGAATGGAAAAGTAAAATACTGACCTATTTATTAACATTGAGATTATTATAACAGAAATATCAAGAATCTATATGgctgaaataataaattatatatgccATTATAATGATACaaaaaagttctaaaatattaaagttaCTATTGGTTAttgtaaaaaggtaaaaaaaagttcttttgaaCTATAATGTCTGAGTATGCGCACAATTTTTTATCCTAATTTGGGCCCTGAGTCTATATCAGAGAGTATGCCTGAATGTGACAttattaaataaacttttttgaaatgaattagtaaaaacaaaaagataggagacagaaaaaaatggtgTGACAAGtgttaaaatactaaaaacactTGTACTTTGAAAAAGGTATAAATTTCCAGTTGTTAAACAAGAAAGGGAAGAGTCAATACAGTGGgggaaagaggaagcaaaaaaaacttagaaacaaaACTAATTCCAAAAGATTTAATTCGATGACCGATCAGGATTGGgtaagtggatttttaaaaggcCAAAAATAAATGTGTGAGCTACAATGGAAActcaaaataaagaagataacatgtatacagagaaaaagaaaagaccagacTAAGATGTACTTTCTGtgttccaaaaggaaaaaagcatgtgAGGcagataataattattttataataaaaatagtcaCCCCtacaagagaatgagaagacaagccataagctagaagaaaatatttggaaaagacaCATCTTagaaaggactgttatccaaagaactcttaaaattcaacagtaagggggcacctgggtagagtagttgttaagcgtctgccttcggctcagggtgtgatccggcGTTacggaatcaagccccacatcgggctccttcgctgggagcctaattcttcctctcccactcccctgctgtgttccctctctcgctggctctctgtcacataaataaataaaatcttaaaaaaaaaaaaaaaaagggggcgcctgggtggcacagtggttaagtgtctgcctttggctcagggtgtgatcccggtgttatgggatctagccccacatcaggctcctctgctatgagcctgcttcttcctctcccactcccctgctgtgttccctctctcgctggctgtctctctgtcacagaaataaataaaatcttaaaaaaaaaagcgggggggcacctgggtggcacagcggttaagtgtctgccttcggctcagggcgtgatcccggcgttatgggatcgagccccacatcaggctcctctgctatgagcctgcttcttcctctcccactccccctgcttgtgttccctctctcgctgtctctctgtcagataaataaaaatcttaaaaaaaaaaaaactcaacagtaagaaaatgaacagcccaattaaaaataggcaaaagacctaaacagatacctcaccaaaaaagataaacagatggcaaaacaaaacaaaacaaaacaaaaaaaacaacctgtcattagggaactgcaaattaaacagagagataccactacacatgtattaaaactgtcaaaatccaaaacactgacaacactgaatgctggcgaggatgtggaactATAGGAGCTCTacttcattgctgatgggaatgcaaaatggtacagctactttggaagacaatctggcaatttcttacaaaactagacATATTTttactatatgatccaacaattgtactccttggtatttacccaaatgagctgaaacatacatctacacaaaaacctgcagcTTAGCAGCTTTCTTCGTAactgccaaaacttagaagcagCCATTATATTGCTTGAATGTGAATGATGATGGATAAAGTGTGGTAcatacagacaatggaatattcagcactaaaaagaaatgaactcttggggcgcctgggtggcacagcggttaagcgtctgccttcagctcagggcgtgatcccggtgttctgggatcgagccccacatcaggctcctctgctatgagcctgcttcttcctctcccactcccctgcttgtgttccctctctcgctggctgtctctatctgttgaataaataaataaaatctttaaaaaaaaaaaaaagaaatgaactctcaagccattaaaaaaatgaaggaagctTACATGCGTATtagtaaatgaaagaagccaatctaaaaGGCTTACACACCCTACgattccaaccatatgacattctggaaaaggcaaaactagggagacagtaaaaagatcagtggttgccaggggttgggggaggaaggggtgaacaggcagaacacagaggatttttagctacatatatttcacaaaaaaagaatctctggggcacctgggtggctcagtcagttaaacgggggggggggggggaatggagcttgcttaagattctctccctctccctctcccctctaccTCCCCACCCAGCTCACAGGCACAGACGCAcgctctctctaaagaaaaacaacaaaaaacctccaaaacGTTAAAACAGTACAGAAAACTTGCTGACATTTAAAATTAGATCCAAGTCACACAGAAGGGATCATGAAATAAGCAGCATTTCCCGGTTGTAGCTCTTTCGGctagcccctccccacccaccgcCAGGCCTTCCTGCCGCTCGGCCAGTGTCCAGGCTCCTCCAGCGGCGGGGCCTCTGCACATGCTCCTACCTCAACATGCAGAGCAGGCCCCACCAACAGCTCTCTACAGTGGGAACGTGCCGGacagatggctttttttttccttaacggTACGCTACATGAATTTGTAGGCCATCTTTATGCAAGGACCATCGAATCTTCTCATTAAGGTATTACAGGCTTGTCCAAGAGAggacaagatttcttttttatttgaagtgCACTCCCGATTTTACTCCAGTGCCTAGCACTGTGCCTGACACAGCTAACACTCAAATACTTGTTGAAGAAAAGCAACAAATGAACTCAGAAGACAACAAGACTATCACTcaaatttgactttaaaaaatgttaaa is part of the Ursus arctos isolate Adak ecotype North America unplaced genomic scaffold, UrsArc2.0 scaffold_8, whole genome shotgun sequence genome and encodes:
- the RNF103 gene encoding E3 ubiquitin-protein ligase RNF103 isoform X4; protein product: MIRSRKAVSKLYASKAHMNSVLMGMKNQLAVLRVAGSLQKSTEVMKAMQSLVKIPEIQATMRELSKEMMKAGIIEEMLEDTFESMDDQEEMEEAAEMEIDKILFEITAGALGKAPSKVTDALPEPEPPGAMAASEDEEEEEALEAMQSRLATLRS
- the RNF103 gene encoding E3 ubiquitin-protein ligase RNF103 isoform X3, whose amino-acid sequence is MGLFGKTQEKPPKELVNEWSLKIRKEMRVVDRQIRDIQREEEKVKRSVKDAARKGQKDVCVVLAKEMIRSRKAVSKLYASKAHMNSVLMGMKNQLAVLRVAGSLQKSTEVMKAMQSLVKIPEIQATMRELSKEMMKAGIIEEMLEDTFESMDDQEEMEEAAEMEIDKILFEITAGALGKAPSKVTDALPEPEPPGAMAASEDEEEEEALEAMQSRLATLRS